The DNA sequence TACGGCGCTCATGCCCTGCCCGTCCGCAGCCAGCGCGATGCCGGCCGAGGCCGAGCGCAGTGTGCGCACGCCGAGATAGGCCAGGTAAGCCGCGCCCGCATATTGCAGGGCGTGATAGGCCGGCGCGTAGGCCTTGATGAGGGCGGCAAAACCCAGCACCGCCAGCAGCGTATGGAAGATCAATCCCGAGCAGAAACCGGCGGCCGCCACCAGGCCGGCCTGGCGACCTTGCGCGACGCCACGGGTGAGCACGTAGAGGTTGTCCGGGCCGGGGGCCAGGGTCAGCGTCATGGCGGCCAGCAGGAAGAGGAACAGGTCGGGCATGGGCGGCTTTCGCGGATCAGTTTCGCAGATCAGCCTTCGATCAGGGCGAAGGCATCGCCGATCTCGGCACCGAACTTGTCGAGGAACATCAATTGGCGCACCAGTTGTCCGGCCGCAGCGTAATCGGCGGCATCGAGCAGCGCTTCGATGCGGGCGATCTCGGCTTTCTTCTCGGCCAGCAGTTCGGCGTTGAGGCGTTCCAGCGCATCGACATCCTTGCCGGCCTTGGCATCGTCGAGCATTTCGCGCCACTCCATCTGCTGCATCAGGAAGGCCGGGGCCATGGCGGTATTGGACTCGGTCTGCAAGTCCACGCCATGCAGCTCGCACAGGTACCGGGCGCGCTTCAGGGGATTCTTCAGCGTCTGGTAGGCCTCGTTGGCGCGGGTAGCCCATTGCATGGCCACGCGCTTTTCGGCGTCGCTGGCATGGGCGAACTTGTCCGGGTGAGCTTGGCTCTGCACCTGGTGGTATGCCTGCTCCAGCGCCTTCTGGTCGACGGCAAAGCGTTGCGGCAACTGGAACAGGTCGTAGTGGTTTTGCATGGCTGAAAAATAAAAAAGCCTGTCGGACGGCAACAGGCTTGGCACATCAAGGACGGCACGGTGACCAGGCGGCCCCGCATGGCGCTATCACAAGGCTGTCACAAGGCTATCACGAGCCGGCTAAGCACTGGCCGCTGCGCCACCACGGCGGCGCGACGGCATCGGCGATGATCCCATCCGGGGTCGGGGATCAGATTCAGATTCAGATGCGGAAGCTTTCGCCGCAACCGCACTCATCCTTGACGTTGGGATTCTGGAACTTGAACCCTTCGTTCAAGCCTTCGCGGGCAAAGTCCAGCTCAGTGCCATCGATGTAGGGCAGGCTCTTGGGATCGACGAAGACGCGCACGCCATGCGACTCGAAGACGGTGTCTTCGGCCGCTTGTTCATCCACATACTCCAGCTTGTAGGCCAGGCCGGAGCAGCCGGTGGTACGCACGCCCAGGCGCAGGCCGATGCCCTTGCCACGGCGCTCCATGTAGCGGCTGATGTGTTTTGCTGCCTTCTCTGTCAACGTGATTGCCATGATGCTTGCCTTACGAAATCGAAAACGGCCGATGCCTGTTGCCGGGAAACGCCACTCAGGCGGCCTTGGCCTTCTGGTCCTCGCCGTGCTTGGCCTTGTAGTCCTGCACCGCCGCCTTGATGGCGTCTTCGGCCAGGATCGAGCAGTGGATCTTCACCGGCGGCAGCGCCAGTTCTTCGGCGATCTGGGTGTTCTTGATGGACAGCGCTTCGTCCAGGGTCTTGCCCTTGACCCATTCGGTCACCAGCGAGGAAGAGGCAATGGCCGAACCGCAGCCATAGGTCTTGAACTTGGCATCCTGGATCACGCCATCGGCGCCGACCTTGATCTGCAGCTTCATCACGTCGCCGCAGGCCGGCGCGCCGACCATGCCGGTCCCCACGGTGTCATCGCCCTTTTCGAAGGCGCCGACGTTGCGGGGGTTTTCATAGTGGTCGAGTACTTTTTCCGAATAAGACATGTTCTTGCTCCCTAGATGATGGTTTCACCCATCGCCCTGCCCTGCTGCAGCTGCTGGCGATGGCTGGCAGAGTCCTGATTAGTGGGCCGCCCACTGGATGGTGGACAGGTCCACGCCGTCCTTGTACATGTCCCACAGCGGGGACAGTTCACGCAGCTTGCCGACCTTGCTCTTGATCAGTTCGATGGTGAAGTCGATGTCTTCCTCGGTGGTGAAGCGACCGATGGTGAAGCGGATCGAGCTGTGCGCCAGTTCGTCGCTGCGGCCCAGGGCGCGCAGCACGTAGGACGGTTCCAGGCTGGCCGAGGTGCAGGCCGAG is a window from the Herbaspirillum rubrisubalbicans genome containing:
- a CDS encoding LysE family translocator, which codes for MPDLFLFLLAAMTLTLAPGPDNLYVLTRGVAQGRQAGLVAAAGFCSGLIFHTLLAVLGFAALIKAYAPAYHALQYAGAAYLAYLGVRTLRSASAGIALAADGQGMSAVPLRRIYWQSVLANMLNPKVTLFFIAFLPQFVRREAGHEALQMLVLALLFIVQAFVIFSAIALFSGSVGAYFRRRATASVHLNRLAGCAFIGLGIRMALPE
- the hscB gene encoding Fe-S protein assembly co-chaperone HscB; this translates as MQNHYDLFQLPQRFAVDQKALEQAYHQVQSQAHPDKFAHASDAEKRVAMQWATRANEAYQTLKNPLKRARYLCELHGVDLQTESNTAMAPAFLMQQMEWREMLDDAKAGKDVDALERLNAELLAEKKAEIARIEALLDAADYAAAGQLVRQLMFLDKFGAEIGDAFALIEG
- the iscA gene encoding iron-sulfur cluster assembly protein IscA, with product MAITLTEKAAKHISRYMERRGKGIGLRLGVRTTGCSGLAYKLEYVDEQAAEDTVFESHGVRVFVDPKSLPYIDGTELDFAREGLNEGFKFQNPNVKDECGCGESFRI
- the iscU gene encoding Fe-S cluster assembly scaffold IscU, with the protein product MSYSEKVLDHYENPRNVGAFEKGDDTVGTGMVGAPACGDVMKLQIKVGADGVIQDAKFKTYGCGSAIASSSLVTEWVKGKTLDEALSIKNTQIAEELALPPVKIHCSILAEDAIKAAVQDYKAKHGEDQKAKAA